Genomic window (Kogia breviceps isolate mKogBre1 chromosome 15, mKogBre1 haplotype 1, whole genome shotgun sequence):
CTGTTCTGGGGGCCAGGAGTATGAAATCAGGCGCTAGGAGGGCTGTACTCCTCCGAAGCCTCTCGGAGAGAACCCCTCCTTGTCTCTTCCCTGGCTGCTGGTTAGGGCCATCCATTTTTGGCATTCCTTTGCTTGCAGCTACATTACTCCGATCTCTGCTTCTGCCACAGTACGACATTCCCCCTGTGTCTCCGTCTTTGCATGCATTTTCCTCTTCTTACGAGGATACCGGTCAATTTTTATTAGTGcccccaccctaatgacctcatcttaagtcgattatatctgcaaagaccctatttccaaataaggtcacgttcacagGTATCGAGGGTTAGGATATCAACATATCTgtctgggggacacaattcaacccataacaccagTCCTACCCGGCCCCACATGGTCTGGCCCTTCCTTCCATGTCTCACACGTCCTGCCCTCTCACACCCAGGGTTCCCACCACACCAGCCTCCTCCTCATCCACACATGCACCATGTTCAATCCATCTTGCACTAGTTCAATTTCTGCCTGGATCCCTCTCTCTTATCTTCATGTGACTGGCCCCTACGTATCATTCAGCTTCAATGTCACTCCTTCCAAAAGCTCCTCTCTGACCCACCAATGTAAAGTGTTTCAGAAAATCGAATCGCATCACCCCATCTCAGTTCTCTGCACAGCACCTGTCACTCTGATACTGCCTGATGCATTTGTTTACctgcttattgtctgtcttctcctACTAGGATGTCAGCTCCACACGGGTAGAGACTTTCTCTGACCTGTCCATTCCTGTGGCctagtgcctagaatagtgcctggcattgggctctcaataaatacatattgactAAAGGAATGAGTAAATAATTAATAGATGAGAAAATCAGGGAGCAATAGTGATCACATGGGTATTTCTACTCAATGACACACCCTGGGTATAGAATGTGGACATCCCTCTAAACCAGTGACCAACAAATTTTTCTGTaggggccagagagtaaatattttaggccctGCAGGACATACAATCAGTGTCACAGCCACTCCGCTCTCAGGTTGTAGCACTAAAGGCAGTCAGAGATAAcatgtgaatgaatgagtgttgctgtgttcaaataaaaccttatttatggacaccgaaatgtgaatttcatataattttcacatgtcacaaatatcattcttcttttcattttttcaactgttaaaaatgtaaaaaaaaatttgtcactTGCAGGCCATACAAAAATAGCAACAGGCTAGAAATGGTCCACAGGTTATGATTTGCCAACCTTGCTCTAAATTCATGCATATATATTGACAGACATGATAGACTGATTTAGGAAAGACAGTAGTAACAGTACCTCATACCAAGCCCTGCATTTAGCACTAGAGCATAAGAGCATATACCTGATAAGGTATGCAATGCATTGTCCCCaattaacaaataagaaaaaccaaAGCTACTGAAAAACAGAGGTATTAAGCTACTTACTTACTCAAGGTGACCTAGCCTTAGGATTGGAACTCAGTCAATCTGACTTGATTATGTTATATTCTGACTTTGTTGCATAATAAAATGAGATTGATAGCGAGGATGATATTAACAAGCTAACTAACATGCCAGGAGCCATTTACAGCACTTTATATAGATAAGCTGGGATCTATTCCTCACAGCAATTCTATGAGGCAAGAATCCCCTTTATCTCCACCATACAGATGAAATAACAAGTATGAGAGGTCATTTGGCTTGCAGGTAGCAGAGCCCAGAATGAAACCCAGGCCATTGACTCCAAAGGCCTCCTCGGGTCCCAGGCTCTGAGCGCCACGTCAGCCAGTCTCAATCCCCACCCACCACTTACTGGCCACTTGCAGCCACACCTGGAACCACCGAGTCTCGTTCAGGACCTCCCAGCAGGTGTAGTTCCCTTCATCCTGCAGGCTCAGAGCCTCGATGTGCAGGGAGCTGCCATTCACCAGAGAGAAGCGTGGCTGGGCTGGCGGGAGGCTGGAATTGGAGGACAGGAGGAAGACAGGCTCCGAGTCATTGCGGTACCAGGTCATGAGGCCCCTCGGTCCTAAGATGTTGCCACAGCGCAGTGTGATATTCTCGTGAACTTCTCCAATGACGACAGCCTCCAGTCCTGAGTGAGGAAAGGTCAGGCTGTTACCACCTTTCTTGATCTCCCTTTTTGCACAGTCCCTCTgcattaagattttttaaaaatcaggcatGTGTTTTTGAGATGCAATAACACTCAGAGCCCCACCCTGTCGGGATAATTGGCCAGTACCTGACAGTAATGAACTTGTGGTGGATGACAATTGCAAACAGCCCTAataaccccctccccccactatCCATGCCCTTCATAATGTTACTCTGTGGTGCCCTCCCACTCTGACTCTGGCAGGGCCATGTGACTTGCGCTGGTCAATGGGGTGTTAGCAAATGTGGTTCAAGCAGAGGCTTAAAAAGCACTGGTGTAATTGGGTTTGCTCAGTCTCACCTTCTGCCACCACCCTGAGAAGGACATGCCTAGCTTATGTGCCAGGGGAAGGATGAAAACTATACGGTGCAGTCCCCAGTTGTCTCAATCCTCCTGGCTGTGGCCATTCTAGATCAGTCTTCAGCCACTCAGTGGACGCCCAGACACGTGAGTGAGCCCAGGCAAGATCAGCAGAGCCAACTGACCAACCATGCCAGACCCTTGAGCAATAAgcacttattgccattttgtcattgtttgttatgcagcattgcTGTGGTAATAAATAACTGATACAGGACCCCAGTGGTTTTATTTGCCTAGCAATccagaagaggggaaggaagagggctTTGGCTTTGTTCCctctttcctgctgctctctctgtttctctccatcTCGAGTCCAGTGCAAGACCTCTCGGCAGCTCCAGGCAAGAACAAGCTCACGGTGGGAACTTTGGGgcatgctctgtgccaggcactggggagctAATGGTGGGCAAAACAGAGACCACCAGGATCTCACAGTCTAGTGgagaaaacagacaataaactGGCAATTACAATGCAGTGTGATAAATAACACAACAGCAGCTCAGAGAAGGGGCTCCTAAGTCCAGCTGTGGTTTTTGTCAGGGAAGCTCCCTCCAGGAAGCCATACTGAGATCTGATGGACAGGAAAGAATTAGCCAGGTGAAGGTGAAGCTGGGGttcccaggcagaaggaaaagcccagatcagcagcagcactgttagaaatgcagattatcaGGTCCCACCCAGAACAGCTAAATCAGAAACAAACCAGGGGTTGGGGTGGAAGGTAGAACTTTGTATTTAACAAGCcgtccaggtaattctgatgcttATTCAAGACTGACAAatgctaggacttccctggtggttcagcagTTAAGACTCCTGCTCCCAGTGCGgggagcctgggtttgatccccgatcagggaactagatcctacattccacaactaaaagatcccgcgtgctgcaactaagcccTGGCacagctgaataaataaataaacgttttttgaaaattaaaaaaaaaaaaaaagactgacatgCTAAGCCAATTGATTTGGCATAAGACTGCCACCAGGTAAACAGAAGCGAATGCAGCCAGTTTTGCTGAGAAGTGTCACAATTTTCCAGCCCCCTGCACAATCAATGCCCAAATACAAAGAGGCCACAGGCACAGGAATAATGGGCAGAAACTGTTAGAGGTCTCTTACTCATGCTGTCACATTCAATAGATGAGAAAAGTGTGATTCAAAGAAGGGAAGTGGGCTGGCCCAAAGTCCTACAATGAGAAGGGAGCAGCATGCGACTAGAGTCTAGATTTCAACATTCAGTTATTTTCCCACCACATCAGAAGTTCTCAAAGTATGTGAATATACTGGGGTTTTGTGAAAGATGATATTTCATTACAAAATAAACTGCCTTCAACAGTGGTATTGGGACAATCAgatttccacatgcaaaagaatgaagttggatcccttacctcacatcatatacaaaaattaactcaaaatcaggagtcccctggcggtccagtggttaggactcagcgctttcactgccatggcccaggttcaatccctggtcagggaactaagatcctacaagctgagCGGCaaggtcacacacaaaaaaattaactcaaaatagaccaTAGATCtatatgtaagagctaaaactataaaatgcttagaaaaaaaaaccaaaagaataaatcTTTGTGATTTGGGGTTAAGTGAtgttttcttagatatgataccaaaagtaaagtgacaaaagaaaaacagatcaactggacttcatcaaaattaaaacttttgtgctgcaaaggacaccatcaagaaagtgaaaagacctTTCTGGCAGTGACGATCTACCCATGGCAACATGCCTCTCGCAAAGGATCTCCTTCATCCCTCTctggaagaggagaagaaatacAAGAAGCACCTGGTGCAGAGCCCCAGTTCCTATTTCATGGATGTGAAACGTCCAGGATGCTATAAAATCACCACCATCTTTAGCCATGCACAAACAGTAGTTTTGTGTGTTGGCTGCTCCACTGTCCTCTGCCAGCCTACAGGAGGAAAAGCAAGGCTTACTGAAGGATGCTCCTTTAGATGGAAGCAGTATTAAAAGCGCCCTGAGGGAGGAGGtataaggatatatgtatatgtatagctgattcactttgttataaagcagaaactaacacaccattgtaaagcaattatactccaataaagatgttaaaaattaattaatgaatttcttttttttttttaagtgccctGAATCAAGATTCATGGGAAACCATCCCGATAAACACAGtttggatacaaaaaaaaaaaaaaaaaaaagtgaaaagacaacccacagactgggagaaaatatttgcaaatcacctcTGAAGcgggatttgtatccagaatatataaagaactctcacaactcaacaataagaagacaaataatacattttaaaaatggacaaaggatttgaatagacatttctctaaaagaTAGACAaaaggccaataagcacatgaaaagatgctcatcattagtcactagggaaaggcaaatcaaaaccatagtaAGATACCtaacacttcacacccactagaatggctaaaatcaaagacaataacaagtgttgccaagatgtggaaaaactggaaccattATACATTGTGAATAGGATTTTTAAATGGTGCAGCTACACTGGTAAAGAGTTTGGCATTTCCTCACAAGGTTAAAAttatcatatgactcagcagttccactcctaggtgtatatccaagagaaatgaaaacatatctacacaaaaacttgtacatgcaGGGTCACagttattcataacagccaaaaggtggaaacaacccaaatgcccatcaactgatgaatggataaataaaatgtggcatatccatacaacgGGCATATTATTAGGCTATAAAAAGGCCgaatgctacagcatggatgaatcttgaaaacactacgctaagtgaaagaaggcagtcatAAAAGAcaacatattgtgtgattccacttatatgaaatgtccaaataggcaaatctatggagatagaaagtagattagctaTGGTCTAGGGCTGGGGAAGTGGCTTGTCTGGGGATGGGGGCGGGTAGTGACCAGTGAGTGACTGTTAATACTTAAGTagtgggcttctctttgtggtgatGAATTagtgttctggaattagtggtaatggttgcataatcttgtgaatatactaaacaccactgaattgtacagtttaaaAGGGTGAAGTGTAtgctatgtaaattatatctcaattaggTTGTTATAAAAAAATTAGCTGCTACCTGCCTTTGGAATGCCTTcccttttataaaagaaagagtAACAGTTATCTGTATTTGGCCTTTTGTCTGGTTAGAAGGGACTCCCTCTGAAAGATCGGTCAGCCTGGAGCCACAGGACGTTCTGACTCTTTCCCCATTTTGGCCACACACCATTCCCCAAAGCCAaggcaagatgaaaaaaaaaaaaattctaagccaCTTGCTGGAAGGCAGAAAATGTCACCTAATGCTAGAGATTCTGAAACAGCAAGAAACGCTTCTGAACAATCACTTTAAAAAgcaagtgaggggcttccctggtggcgcagtggttgagaatccgcctgccgatgcaggagacacgggttcgtgccctggtccgggaagatcccacgtgccgcggagcaactaagcccgtgagccatggccgctaggcctgcgtgtccggagcctgtgctctgcaacgggagaggccacaacagtgagaggcccgcataccgcaaaaaaaaaataaataaataaataaaaaataaaaataaaaagcaagtgagaactatttttaaacaattaggCCTGGGACCCCAAGTTCTCAGTCGCAATCCCCACTGAGGAGAGAAGTACAGGAGAATTACAGATGCAACGTGTGTTCACGAGATCTGCAGACCTGCCCCTTCCCCGGCTCCTCGACAAAGGAATTAAAAAGACTTGGAAAAGCCCTGGCGAAACTTTAGTCTTGGAACTTGAGCTAACTTCTCCTCCAAGGAGTAGAATGACATAAGCACAAAATACACCATTTTAAGGCATTTCGCTTCTCCTGGCTTTGCTCACTCCATTCTTTTTAACCACTTTAAGTGACCTTAGAGATCCTTCAGTCCTAAGGGCTGGGTTAAAGGTGAGGGCAGGCTGAGTCAGGGCTCAGTGGAGAAGAATTACAGTCATGTCTGACATGGACAAGGAATGAGTGGTCCCTGAGGGTGCATCAGTTCCATGTTTGATCATCCTAAaccccctcatttttttttttttttttttcgtggtacgcgggcctctcactgttgtggcctctcctgccgcggagcacaggctccggtcgcgcaggctcagcggccatggctcacgggcccagccgctctgcggcacgtgggatcttcccggaccggggcaggaacccgtgtcccctgcatcggcaggcggactctcaaccactgcgccaccagggaagcccccctcattttacagttgagaaaattgaggttcagaaagATTAAGTGATTTACTTAAGGTCCCACACAAGCCATTGTGAGAGCTGGGACTGCCATTCAGGTCTTCAGTGCTCCAGGTCACAGGAATTTACTCTGGTCTCCCAACCAGAAGGGAGAGACAATAAGATGCAGTAACAGTTTGTGTTACTAGAAGTCGTCCACCAGGTGTCCAGAGGGTCCCCGAAGGTCCCCCAACCTTAAATTCAGAATGTGGACCAAAGGAAGGAGCAATAGAAACAACCATTTCCCAGTGCTGCCTTCCTATTATCATTTACAGAGCTGACAGTGTacccaaacatttattttttttcctaccaaCCTTTCCCCAAGAATGACCCCAGGTTTACAACCTGAGGTGACAGTGGGGGCATGAACACCGTCCAGAGTTAAGTGACAGGAGAAAGACAATATTTTCCCCCCAGACAATGTCCGActtgaaaaacaaagaacaaaaatacaaaggtATAGTACAGGGATCTCTACtcaatgatctgtggtgacctaaatgggaaggaaatctaaaaaagagtggataagtgtatacgtatagctgattcactttgctgcacagcagaaactaacataacattgtaaagcaactatactccaataaaaattaatttaaaaaataataaaagtttaaaaaataaaataaataaaaaaccaaaaatacatcAAGCAAGGCAAGCCCCCTGGCACTGTACACAAAGGTGAACTTGGCCTGGGCATCAAAATAACTGGGCATGGCAGCGGAGGAAGCGTCCCTGCGAGGTGAGCTGCAGCCAGTTCATTCCAGTACAAAGATTTCAGCTCAGCATTCTGATGTCCCGAGGCCCTTGATATTCACAGTGCAGTAAACACTGCACacagctggagaaaagggaatacacAATCACCTTTAACTTTCAGGGTCGGCCAGTTGGAGACCATGTGTCCGCTTCTCCTCCTCACAGCACAGTGACCACTAAGTACATGTCTGGAGGGGCCAGCAGGTCATGTCCATGGCTGCAGTGGGCCAGGGGTAAGTACTgcagcagggagagggggaaCCAATTTGAAGTCACCTGCCCTAGATGAAAATGGGTAACCACTGCTCAGTTCCACATGGGAAAGCAGGCCCTGTGCTGCCAGATCCTCAGAGTTTTCCACCTAAACGAAAAATCTAGCTCAtgagaaattttaccattttaaaataattgctaaaaacaaagcaaaataaaaacatgggaGAGCCTCACAATTAGGAAGTTTTGGCACTTGCTGCTAGGAAGCTCGGGGTAGGGAGGGCAATTCCTCTAGGAACCTACAAGAGATCAGCTGGGTGTGCTGGACTGGGTAACCCTGAAAATAGGACTCTGCAAGTATTCTGGCAAACTGCATCTCCTTTCCCTCAACCCGAGTCCTCTCACATGCACTCGCTGGTGAATTAAATTCAAAAGtaatttttcaatctttttaaaaattctatatgtTTTTGTAAGCAACGCTCTATTCTTTATTGTTACAAGGCAGAGCAGAGATGAACCATTGAAAACCTTTCGCCAATCATGTCAAGTGTAAGAGGCGAGATGTCAAGCGTAGGGGAAgttttctgtaagtctgaaattatttcaaagtaaaagttttgttttgttatttaagtgaaggagaaaagcacaactttGCGACAGTCCACACAGGTCGGCTTGCAGGAGTGTGTAGGGAA
Coding sequences:
- the LOC131742821 gene encoding small ribosomal subunit protein eS27-like; the protein is MPLAKDLLHPSLEEEKKYKKHLVQSPSSYFMDVKRPGCYKITTIFSHAQTVVLCVGCSTVLCQPTGGKARLTEGCSFRWKQY